AAGATGAATTTTGAATCAACCTGAATTTACCAATTCAGGAGAAAATAGTTAATTGATATATGAAAAATGGATGACTAGTTTCTGTCAACTAAAAGAGTCTTGAGATAAGATAATCCCTAGTAACTAATCAACTATTTTTTATTAACTCATTCATTTGCTCCTGCAAATGGATGCTGAACCAAAGCTACAAAAAAAGCCCTGACAGAATTGCCAGGGCTTTAAAAATCTTTCACGCGATGATTTATCCACCGAAATCGTCAAATGATACGTTTTCTGGAGGCACGCCCCAGTCGTCACACATTTTCAATACCGCCTGGTTCATCATTGGAGGTCCACAGAAGTAGAATTCGATATCTTCTGGAGAATCATGCTTCTTCAACTGCTGCTCAATTACTGCATTGTGAACAAATCCTAAGAAACCGTCTCCTTCAGTATCGTCCATGTCTTTTTTCTCTGTCCAGTTATCTTCTGGAAGTGGATCAGACAATACTACTTCGAACTGGAAGTTAGGGAATTCCTTTTCGATTTGTCTGAAGTCATCGATGTAGAACAACTCTCTTTTAGATCTACCACCGTACCAGTAAGTTACTTTTCTACCAGTCTTCAAGGTGTGGAATAGGTGGAAAAGGTGAGATCTCATTGGAGCCATACCAGCACCACCACCTACGTAGATCATTTCTGCGTTAGTCTCTTTGATGAAGAATTCACCATAAGGACCAGAGATAGTTACTTTGTCTCCTGGTTTTCTAGAGAATACATAAGAAGAACAGATACCTGGATTCACATCCATCCATTGATTCTTTTCTCTATCCCAAGGAGGAGTTGCGATACGAATGGTCAACATCACGATGTTCCCTTCTGCAGGGTGGTTGGCCATGGAGTAAGCACGGAATACTTCCTCATCATTTTTCATTTTCAAGTCCCACAGACCGAATTTATCCCAATCCTCTTTGAACTTGTCCGGACCAGCTGGATCGCTTGGGTCTGGTTTGATGTCAATGTCCTTGCTGAAATCTACTTCTACAGGAGGTACATCTACCTGGATGTATCCACCCGCTTCGAAATCAAGCGTTTCGCCTTCTGGCAGCTTCACGATGAAAGCCTTGATGAAGGTTGCCACGTTGTAGTTAGAAACTACCTCGCATTCCCACTTCTTGATACCGAAGATTTCTTCAGGTATTTCGATGTTCATGTCCTGCTTTACTTTCACCTGACATGCCAATCTTACGTTTTCCTTTTGTTCTGTACGGTTCAGGTGACCTACCTCAGTAGGTAGTACATCTCCGCCACCGTCTAGTACTTTACACTTACACATGGCGCAAGTACCCCCTCCACCACAGGCAGAAGGCAAGAATATTTTTTGTGCTGAAAGCGTGCTCAATAGCGTAGAACCCGCTGAAGCTACGACTGGGCTGCTTTCATCGCCATTGATTACGATGTTTACATCACCCGATTGCACCAGCTTAGACTGGGCAAAAAGAAGTATAAAAACCAATAGAAGAATCACGAGTGTGAAGGCGACTATTGAAGTGATTATGATAAAGGACATTGTTTGTAAATTAAATTTTCCGTCTCAATTTTTCTGGGCACAAATATAAGAGAATAAATAGGTAATACTTAAAGGTTAAAACCTAAAAGTCGTTAGGAAACAAGAATCATTTGGTAAATGATTTTGACATAGAAAGACCGTGTATTCTATTGGGATGTATATGAACATATTTCAGATCTCTTATAAGAGGTGATTCTTCCATTAAAGAAGTGCCTTCCAGGTCCCTTTCATCCGGTTGTATTTGAGCGTGCTGGGTAGTGCTGACCAAAAATACTTATTCACATTCACGGCGAAGCTGGGTTGCATGTAGCAGTTGATGGTGCAGCCCTGGCACTCGGGCAACCGGCCCTCAAGTGCGATGAGTTTTTGGGCTTCTTGTGATTGATAGATTTCTTCGAGCTTGCCTTCGATTGGGAAGCTTTGCTGCCCCAAATGATAGCAGGGGAGGATCAATTCATTTTCTGGACTGATGACAATCGTGGTGCTGGCTGCTTTGCATATGGGGTTGGTGGTTTGATTACCACCTTCTTTCCTCAGTTTTAGAAAGCCTCCATTGATGTAGATGTTCTTTTTCTTTCCCCACTTTTTTAAGATGTCAAGGCTTTTGGGAGACAGCTGCTGCCCGGTTTCCACTTCGTTGTAATCGAAAGCTGGATTTAGGATCAAGACCAGATTGTTGGGCAGGCACACTTGCTGATATAGCGTTTCTATGTCTCCGATGTTTTCTTCAAAGACCGTCATCAATATGTCGGGTCTTTCGTCCAGAGATTGGGCGATCTGGATGGATTGCATCACGTGATCGTAGCAGGCAACCCCGCGCATTTCATCATGTTTAGCCTGATCGGCAGTGTCCAGGCTGAAATGCAGCATGTCTACGTTTCCTTTCAGCTTTTCGGCGTATTTGGGGTAGAGTAGGGTGTTGGTGGTGAGGGTCGTGATGAAGCCGAGCTCCTTGGCCAAATGCACAAAGCGATCGATGTCTCTATGTAGCAATGGTTCTCCACCGGTGAAGTCAATGACCTTAACGCCGAGCTTTTTGAGTGACTTTAGGTTTTGTTCTACTTGCTCATAGGTTACATAGGGAGAGGGCCTTTCCCAAATGTCACAAAATCCACATTTCGCATTGCAGCGATAGGTCACGTAGTAGTTGCACAATATGGGATGGTGAACCAGTCGCAAAATCAGTTAGGATCTGATTCGAAAAGGCCGGTGATGTTGATGGAGCCTGAGCGAATTTTGTAGAAAATTTTGTAGTCCCCACAGGTCGTTTCGCGCATGCCTGTATACTTCGATTCTATTCCGGCAAAGTTGTACTTGGCGATATATTTTAAATGCAGACGCAATAGCAGGGTGAACTTTCTACACTCAACCTTATCTCCTGTTCTTTTATAAATACTCTCTAAAATTTGCTGGCGAGCCACGCGAGCAGTGAGTGTCCAGATTACCGCTTTAACCATTCCTCTTCTTCGCTTTGGATCTTCTTTTCGGTTACGATCAGCTTTTCTCTGATGTCCTCTTCGCTACGAGACAGCATCTGATACTGCTTAGGAGTCAACTTGCTAGCCTCTCTTTCGGTACGGATAATTCCCGTAGTGCTGATCGCCTCTTTCATCATCATGGCCATTTCGAATTCCTCGGTGGCTTCTTCACTGATCGTTTTGTGAATCGCACCGATATTATCCATCAACTCCAGGATGTAGCGGAGTTCTTGTTCGTCTTTTGGCCTGATTAGTATAGAGTCCATTGCTGGCAAAATTACTTATTTTAATTAGATACGTCTAATCTCAAGTTTTTTGAATTTGGTATCCTTATTTTTGCCGCATGACCCGAGCACAACTATTCGAACAGATACAAAAAAAGCAGTCCTTTTTATGTGTGGGACTGGATACAGACTTGAATAAAATTCCCGCTCATCTATTGGATACAGAGGATCCGGTATTTGAGTTCAACAAGCAGATCATCGATGCTACAAAGGATTTGGCAGTGGCCTACAAGCCTAACATCGCTTTTTATGAAGCAATGGGTGCAGAGGGCTGGGTTTCTTTGGAGAAAACCATCAATTATATTCCCAAAGAAATTTTTACTATCGCAGATGCCAAACGTGGAGATATAGGTAATACCTCAAAGCTCTACGCCAGAGCCTTCTTTGAGAAAATGGATTTTGATTCGGTGACCGTAGCGCCATACATGGGTTCTGACTCTGTCAAACCTTTTTTGGATTTCAAAGAAAAGTGGGTGATTCTGCTCGGTGTTACCTCTAACGAAGGAGGTAAAGATTTTCAGTTTTTGCAGGCGGATGGCAAGCCACTGTATCAACATGTGATGGCAAAATCTAAGGAATGGGGCACCGCTGACAATATGATGTATGTAGTAGGTGCTACCCGACCCGAATACCTCAGCGATATACGCAAGACCATCCCAGATCACTTTTTGCTAGTGCCAGGTGTGGGTGCTCAGGGGGGGGATTTGCAGGAGGTATGCAAATACGGTATGAACGCAGAATGTGGGCTTTTGATCAATTCTACCCGAGGGATCATTTATGCTTCCAATGGTGAGGATTTTGCTGAGAAGGCGAGAGAAGAAGCGAAGAAGCTTCAGGGGGAAATGGCTACTCTAGTACAGAGTATTTAGTACCTAGTATTTAGACAATTTAGAAACAACAAATATTCCCGAATATGGAAAGTATAAAATACATAGAAGAAAACAAGCAAAGGTTTTTGGATGAGCTGTTTGAGTTGCTGCGCATACCGTCGGTGAGTGCGGACTCTAAGTTCAAAGGTGATGTGAGAAAAGCAGCGGAATTCCTGAAAGCCAATTTTGAAAAAATAGGAGCAGACAATGTTGAAATCTGTGAGACGGCGGGACATCCTATTGTATATGCCGAGAAAATCATCGATCCATCTAAGCCTACCATTTTGGTGTATGGGCACTACGATGTGCAGCCTGCTGATCCTTACGAACTGTGGGATTCGCCTCCATTCGAGCCAGTGCTGAAGGATGAGCGCATCTATGCCCGTGGTGCTTGTGATGATAAAGGTCAGATGTATATGCATGTCAAGGCTTTTGAGGCGATGGTAGCCTGCGACGAATTGCCTTGCAATGTCAAGTTTATGATCGAAGGGGAAGAAGAAGTAGGGTCTGACAATCTTGGCGTTTTCGTTGCGGAAAATAGAGAGAAATTGAAGTCTGATGTGATCGTGATCTCCGATACAAGTATCATCAGCAATGAGCACCCTTCTATCACAGTAGGACTGAAAGGACTGAGTTACCTGCAAGTAGAAGTAACAGGTCCGAATCGCGATTTGCACTCTGGTGTATACGGCGGGGGCGTTGCGAATCCGATCAATACACTTTGTGATATGATTGCCTCGTTGATGGATGACAAGGGTAGAATTACGATTCCTGGATTCTATGACAAGGTGGTAGAGCTGACGCAGGAGCAAAGAGACGAACTGAACAAGGCACCTTTTAATCTGGATGATTACAAAAAAGATCTTGGTATCAAAGAGGTGAAAGGCGAAGATGGATACACGACACTCGAGAGAGTGGGTATTCGCCCAACGTTGGATGTCAACGGCATCTGGGGTGGATACATTGGCGAAGGAGCTAAGACAGTTTTACCCTCGAAAGCCTATGCTAAAATCTCTACTCGTCTGGTACCCGATCAGGATAATAAAGAGATCACCGAGCTAATCAAAAATCATTTGGAATCGATCGCTCCAGACTATGTCAAAGTGAAAGTGACTCCACATCATGGGGGTAATCCAGCGGTGACATCTACTGAAGGAGCGGGGTATCAAGCTGCTGCCAAGGCAATCGAAAAAGCCTGGGGCAAAGCGCCGATCCCAACCAGAGATGGAGGTAGTATTCCGATTGTGGCTTTGTTTTCTGACCAACTGCAAGTAGACTCTGTGCTGCTAGGTATGGGCTTGGACGAAGATGCGATCCACTCACCAAACGAGAGCTATGGTATTTTCAATTACTACAAGGGAATTGAGACGATTACCTGGTTCCACCAATATTTTGCACAAAAATAAACTTTGTTCAAAGTTTCAGATTCAAGGTTCAAGGTGACTTTGAATTTTGAATCTGGAATTTTAAATCTTATTCTTTCATGCGTCGATCCAAATTAGTCATCAACTGTCAGCCAAGTATTTCACCTTTCTTGAAGAAGGAAGTAGAAGATCTTGGTTATAAAATTCTGCGAGCTGAAAAGAATGGAGTGACCATCGAAGGAGGTTGGCAGGAAGTGATCGATCTCAATATGAATCTGAGGACCGCCTCCCGGGTACTTTGGTTAATTAAATCCTTTGAGGCGACTAATCCAGATCGGCTGTATGAGGAGGCCAAGAAGATTCCCTGGCACAAGATCATTCCTAAGGATGGCTATGTTTCGATTCAGTCTTATGTGAAGAATGACTTTATCCGTGACATCCGATTTGCCAATCTCAAGTTGAAAGATGCGATCGTCGATCGCATGCATGAAGAAAATGGCATAAGACCTGACTCTGGCAAGGAGCGTGACCGCACCGTGGTTTATCTCTATTGGCACCTCAACAAGGTATGGGTCTACATCGATACATCAGGAGAGACGATTGCCAAGCATGGTTATAGAAAGATACCTTTTAAAGCGCCTATGATCGAGGCGCTCGCGAGTGCTTGTCTATTATCTGCCGGCTGGAATGACGACAAAGGTTCTTTTGTCAACCCCATGTGTGGTAGTGGTACTTTGGCGATCGAAGCAGCCATGATGGCGGCAGAAATACCGCCTGGTTACCGTAGGAAGAACTTCGGCTTTATGCACATCAATACCTATGATCCTCAGATGTGGGAAGAAGCAGTAGCGAAGGTCAAAATCAAGAATAAAATCAAATCTAAAATCATCGCTACTGACTGGAATGGTGACGCGATCGAAGCAGCCCGAATCAATGCCAAGCTGGCTGGCGTGGATCATATGATTCATTTTGAGAAGATGCCTTTTGAGCAGAGTCCGATACCAGAGGGGCCGGGTATGATCATACTCAATCCCGAGTACGGCGAACGATTGGGCGAGGAGGTGTTACTTAAATCCGTATATAAGGACATTGGTGATTTCTTCAAGCAGTCCTGTCAGGGCAAAATGGGGTATATCTTCACCGGAAACTCCAAACTGGCCAAAGTGATCGGTCTAAGAACCAAAAGCCGCACCGAGTTTCAGAATGCGAAGATTGATTGTAGACTACTGGAGTACGAGCTATATGATGGCTCTCGAAGAGACCCCGAGTCCAGACCGAGTCCAAAACCTAAACCTGCACCAGAAAGCGATACGGATCGACCAGTTAAGAAACGTCCGAGGTTGACGAGGAAGTGATTGGCTCAAGAATGACGATGTAGAACTAAGCTACTATGGAGCAGTTTAGCTCTTCGGGGGTAATACAGGTGCTATCACAATTTTCCGCTCCAGTCAGAAGCTGACTTTTGAGATCTTTTAATTGCCTTATTTTTTGATCTATCAGGTCCACTTTGGATGTTATTCTGTGCTTGATGTTATCGCAGGTAGCATCGTTTTCTTCGATCATGGTGAGAATCTCTGAGATTTCATTAAGGGTAAACCCGAGCGCCTTCAGCTTTTTTATAGACAGTAGTCTCTGAACCATCTCCTCCGAATATTCCTTGTAGTTGTTGCTTCGTCTATCGGTTCTGTAGAGTTCGATCAGTTTCTTCTTTTCATAGAATCTGATGGTATCCTTTGATAGACCTGTTCTTTTGACTACTTCACCTATTAGCATAAATTTTTCGAATTTTTCCTTGACCGTTGACTATACTCCACGGTTTATACTTGCAATATAACCCTTGTAAATCAATAAAACAGAGAGGGTTAATTGTTGTGTTGCCCATCGTCGGTTGAGAGTAGCCTGTAATTGCTAACCAACCCGAAGGTGGTGCGACCTGGAAATATGTATAACCGTTAAATAGAAGAAATTATGTTTAAGAAGTTTGCCTGGGCAGGTATTGGCCTTTGTGGTTTATGTTGTGCATTGCCGCTGATTGGTATTATCACAGGAATTGGTTCATTAACTGCCTTTGGAATGATGGCAGAAAAAATAGGAATAGTGGCACTAGGGGTCTCAGGAGTTTTGTTTGCCATTCATCATTATCGCAAGAAACATCAGGCGGGGACTTGCGGTCCTTCTTGTGATATAGATTGTACTTGTAAGACAGGTACGAATGCTTAAAACCGTTTTGTTATTTGTGGTAGCGTCCATTTTTGAAGTAAGTGGATGCTACCTGATTTGGCAGTTCGTCCGATCGGACAAAGGTCTTTTGTATGGTCTTTTGGGAGCCTTCCTATTGGTGGGATACGGATGGCTAGCCAGTCAACATACAGTCGGTTTTTCGAAAGTCTTTGTCGTGTATGGTGTGGTATTTATGTTGACCTCCATGGGATGGGCCATGATGTTCGAAGGGTATGAGCTCGAAAAATCAGATTGGCTAGGAGGAGTGATTATTCTAATCGGTGCGGTGGTGATTTATGTGTCTCCCTAGATCGAATTATAGATTGGAAAAGGGGATTTAAAATCCGATATGAGCATTCGTATGGCTAAACCTTCGATATAGTTTCGGGATTACAAATTCCATAGTGCAGATTCAGATAACCTGCGGGAGGGAAGTTTTTCATTCGAGTTGATACTCAATTTTTATTTCAATTCGACTTCATATTCGGTTCTAAAATGTGAATTGTTTCTCTGGCGTTAATCGTTCAATTTGGTTAAGATCAACCTATTAATCTCTCGAGTTACACCCCCTGTTTTTTTATTTCATCGTTTAGCTCTTAGTTCTAGGGGAATGTTCACAACTCCACAACCGTCTACAAGCACTTGTCCGTTTTGGTTTGTCATTCTAATGTTCAATAAAAACGCTTCCCATTGTTTTCCTCTTACAGTTGCAATGTTCGAAGTTGAGTCGTAATTCAGAAGCACTAAACCTTCCTCTGGATAATCTTGAGCATCGAAAATAGGATCAAATCCCAAACCATATTCAGGATCCTCTTCAAATGCTTCTTTAATGATTTTATCTAATTCTGCCCGGAAGTCATTGGATACGAGATCAGATGAATTCACCCAATCTTGCATCTCAACCGACTGACTCATTTTGTTAGCATTATCAACATACGCATTAATGAATTTCAAGGCGATTGTGGAATACGACAGAGATATGGGTGCTTTTAGTTCAGATGCAGTATTTTTTATATCAGTAGCTTCTACTTTATCTGAGTTAGTGCTGGATGAAGTTGTGCAAGAATAAAAAGTAGCAACTGCGAATATTAAGATAATCTGTCTCATGGCTTTATTGCATATGGCGACCAACTATTATTTGTAGGCTGGGCGTGTCAAATTTCTATAAAAGTATCGTAATGTAATTGCCAATGCAAATGACTCTATTTTCTTTCGTATGGTACTCACTATTTCAGATTCAGAGAACCTGCGAGAGGGAAATAATGTTTTCTAAATTGCAGTAATATTATTTTCTAAAGGCGTTTAATTAGAATACATCCAAGAAGCTATGAATCTAAAGTTTAGATATTTTCCATTGATTGTTTTAACTGTAATTTTATTCTCCTGCTCAGATGATAGTGGGCTTAGCGAGGAGGACTTAGTCAATAGTGATCTGGAGCAGTATACTCCGGATCAGGCGGATTGGTCTACATTCGCCTCCAAGCCAATAGAGGCAGGTAATACCTCTCATGATCCCGATGGCATATTTTGGATCAGTGCGGATAAATGGGAAAACTCTAAATGGGACGGTCAAAGCATCTGTGATCCTACTCAATTGACTCGATCGGAATTTCAGAATTGTTTGTTTCCAGAATCTGGCGATATACTCCTGGGTATCTATGACCTCTATTATGAAAATAAACCTTTTGCAGATGTCAAGAACCCCACTAAAGCTGAAGTTGACGAGTGGCATAGAATTGTGATCAACCACCTAAGAGCACTTGTGGGGTATACCAGCGAAGACCGTCAAATCAAGAAGGACTACTGTCTCTTTGCACGTGCCTTGTGGGGAGACGAAAGAAAGTTTACTACCATGTGGGATAGCGAGTATCCGGGTGATAACGGGTCGGCTTATGGACCCTGTCAAGGTTCGGATAATGCACACTGCGGAGCGAGCTTTGTTCCTAATGAAGCGGACCAAGTTCCCTACTTGCCAGATGGATATGCCATCTGTGGAACGCCTGCTGGTTCTGAGGGAGTCTTTTCGGCTGCTAAATCTAATATACCATGGTCAATAAAAATCTGCAGGGTCATATCCCAGACTGTAGGGGCTGAAGGATTTTGGGGTGGTCACACAGGACCCTGGTTTCACCGCGAAAAGTTTGGTTTTAGTTTTTGGGATGATGATCCAACTAATAATGGCAACAATGCCATACTACGCGCCAAGTGGGGTGGAGAGTTGATGCCGAGTCTATATGAAAATCCTAATTAGGGTGAGCTTGGTTTGGGAAGTGTTCTTGTTTATATGGTTCAACTAATCAATTGCAGGTTCTCCGAACCTGTAATCACTATGGGACGTAGGCCTGTCCGCCGTAGGTGGAGCTGTGCCCGTGAATGGTGGCAAGTTGGCTAGTGCGAAGTACAAGTGATACGGACAGAGTCCTAAGTTTCATTGGTCCCACAGGTTCTGAGAACCTGCGGGAGAGCAAAGAGCGTAGACTCTATCAAGGTCGTCGAGGTTCCAAACCTTGACGACATTATGGTCTAGATACCCCACCTCCGAAGTGGGTACCCCCACATACCTATGCCCCCTACCCACTTATATAAGTACACCCTGCCACTTCAAAGATGAACTGGTTCATCTTTTTACTAAACTAGTTCGCTTTAGAACCGAACCAGTTCACCTTTGAGCCGAACTAGTTCATGTTTTAGGCGAATTGGTTCATGTTTTTGCTCAGTGAGTTCATGTTTTTGGTGAACTAGCCCACTTCCGACACGAATTGATTCGCTTCGGAGGTGGGTAGAGTCGTCTTTTAGGTAGGGGAAGGGTGCTATTGGGGTATTCGTTTTATCCTTCCACCCACGTTGTTTCTATCATCGATTCAATCCAGGTCGTTACTGATGCCTGCATATACATCAGCGTTAAAATTTAATCCTGATTATGAACCAGCAATCTTGACAACATTTTTCATCAAAACCAACTCCTATTATCCCAATAGCCTAATAACTATTAACTACTGCATAAAGCAGGTTTAATAAGTAAATAGCAAGCTGAAGGTAGAAATAGAATAGGTCTCTTAGTCAGGAAGTGAATCAGGGTCTTCGCCTCGATCTAATTTCGCTGCTTTTTCGAGCATATGGATTATTGGGAAGTCACTTTCTCTCTCGTTTTCTCTGGATGTGTAGCCTATGGCAGAGCCCAACTGTTTTTTCATTAGATATTCCTCATAGATCACGGGCAAAAACTCTTGCGTTTTTTTGGTGATGTGCTGGAGGGCAGCTTGTTCTATTGCATCTTGATATCGATCGGCGGCCGGTATGGGGACATTTTCAGGAAAACAGGAATTTAGATAGTACCAGCACCACTCTGTTTCTGATTCTGTCCTTTCCTTTTGCCATTTCTTTAGATCCTTGATGAATCCTGCCATGTCTTTCTCTCCTAAAAGCTGAGCGACAGATAGCTGCACTTCGTGGTTGTAGGGAAAAAGATGTTTTTTAGGTGGTTTGCTTTCGGTCACTTTAGCTGCCGGGCTTGCTTTTTCGGTGGCTTTGTCGTGTTCTCGGATTATTTTAAGTAGGCGGTCTTCTTCTTTGCCACGAATGTCCGGTAGGCTGAGTAGCATGGTATTTCCAGTAGTCTGATAGTGGAAGTTGTAGTATTCGGGCATTTCGCCAGATCCATCATGGTGGGCCTCTTTGATCGTTTCATAGTGATGGCGGTTATCAAAACCATACATGTAAGTAGCCATTCCCGCTGGTGTATCCAAAAAACGAATATACCCCTCGATTTCCTCTGGTGTCACATCGGGCACTCCTTCGTAATCTAGCAACGGCATGCTGGGAAATAGAAATTGCCAGGTCCATTTCATGCCAGGTAATTCAATTTGCTCGGCCCGCCATTGGCATTGTAGATCTAATAATTTTTTGGCCTGAATCTCACATAGTGCAAACCAGCAGCGGTTGGTCCACTCTGTCATCACTCTTTCGTGATGGATGCGAGTAAAATTGCCCCGAACTTTGAGCTGGGCTTTTTGTCTGCTGTATTCTGAGAGGAGTTGATTTACATCCTTCTCGTCGTATTCAGCAAAATGCTTGATGATTTTCTCGTTGTTCTGAAGTTCTACAATGAATTGCTCCTGCAACTCCTCTTCGGTTTGCTTTTGGTCGGTGGACATAGCGCTTTAGTCTTTGGTTAGTAATTGTCTAAATATGAAAGAAATGCCAGAGAAAAGCAAATGCACTATGATGGAAACATCCATTCAGATAGTATTCTGAATGGATGTTTTTTTAATTTGTTTTACCATGTCAGGTGACTATTTCCTGATCAAATATTTGATGGAAGTATGGTAGTTTGTGTAGTGGATATATTTCTGATTTTCCATCCACAGTACTACTTCGTCTTCTTTGGCCTTTAGACCTCTGGGTAGATAAGGCCTGACATTGTCAAACTCCGAATTCTCTGTGATGGTCTCTGTAGACCATGTTTTTCCCATGTCTTTGGTTTCCCACCTTTCGATCTCAAATACGCCATCGATCTGACGGGAGAGGTATACTACATTGGCATTGTCTGGGTGAATGGTCATGCCTCCGAAATAGTGGGGCTCCCATTCTTTGCGGCCATCCGGTGTCTGCGGAAACCACGGTCCTGAGTCACAGATTTTTTGGTCGATCCAGCCATCCTTAGTATAGCGGGCGTACCAGTACTCATGGTTCTGTTCCGTTGGGCTTCTAGTGTACAAAATTACGGGTTTACCCTTTTTGTCTTGCCCAATATCTGCTACCCAGGCACGACCTTGCTCTGGATTGGAGGTGTAGACTATCGATGCATCCTTT
This is a stretch of genomic DNA from Reichenbachiella ulvae. It encodes these proteins:
- the pyrF gene encoding orotidine-5'-phosphate decarboxylase — encoded protein: MTRAQLFEQIQKKQSFLCVGLDTDLNKIPAHLLDTEDPVFEFNKQIIDATKDLAVAYKPNIAFYEAMGAEGWVSLEKTINYIPKEIFTIADAKRGDIGNTSKLYARAFFEKMDFDSVTVAPYMGSDSVKPFLDFKEKWVILLGVTSNEGGKDFQFLQADGKPLYQHVMAKSKEWGTADNMMYVVGATRPEYLSDIRKTIPDHFLLVPGVGAQGGDLQEVCKYGMNAECGLLINSTRGIIYASNGEDFAEKAREEAKKLQGEMATLVQSI
- the nqrF gene encoding NADH:ubiquinone reductase (Na(+)-transporting) subunit F, producing MSFIIITSIVAFTLVILLLVFILLFAQSKLVQSGDVNIVINGDESSPVVASAGSTLLSTLSAQKIFLPSACGGGGTCAMCKCKVLDGGGDVLPTEVGHLNRTEQKENVRLACQVKVKQDMNIEIPEEIFGIKKWECEVVSNYNVATFIKAFIVKLPEGETLDFEAGGYIQVDVPPVEVDFSKDIDIKPDPSDPAGPDKFKEDWDKFGLWDLKMKNDEEVFRAYSMANHPAEGNIVMLTIRIATPPWDREKNQWMDVNPGICSSYVFSRKPGDKVTISGPYGEFFIKETNAEMIYVGGGAGMAPMRSHLFHLFHTLKTGRKVTYWYGGRSKRELFYIDDFRQIEKEFPNFQFEVVLSDPLPEDNWTEKKDMDDTEGDGFLGFVHNAVIEQQLKKHDSPEDIEFYFCGPPMMNQAVLKMCDDWGVPPENVSFDDFGG
- a CDS encoding THUMP domain-containing class I SAM-dependent RNA methyltransferase; translated protein: MRRSKLVINCQPSISPFLKKEVEDLGYKILRAEKNGVTIEGGWQEVIDLNMNLRTASRVLWLIKSFEATNPDRLYEEAKKIPWHKIIPKDGYVSIQSYVKNDFIRDIRFANLKLKDAIVDRMHEENGIRPDSGKERDRTVVYLYWHLNKVWVYIDTSGETIAKHGYRKIPFKAPMIEALASACLLSAGWNDDKGSFVNPMCGSGTLAIEAAMMAAEIPPGYRRKNFGFMHINTYDPQMWEEAVAKVKIKNKIKSKIIATDWNGDAIEAARINAKLAGVDHMIHFEKMPFEQSPIPEGPGMIILNPEYGERLGEEVLLKSVYKDIGDFFKQSCQGKMGYIFTGNSKLAKVIGLRTKSRTEFQNAKIDCRLLEYELYDGSRRDPESRPSPKPKPAPESDTDRPVKKRPRLTRK
- a CDS encoding YnfA family protein, with the protein product MLKTVLLFVVASIFEVSGCYLIWQFVRSDKGLLYGLLGAFLLVGYGWLASQHTVGFSKVFVVYGVVFMLTSMGWAMMFEGYELEKSDWLGGVIILIGAVVIYVSP
- a CDS encoding MerR family transcriptional regulator is translated as MLIGEVVKRTGLSKDTIRFYEKKKLIELYRTDRRSNNYKEYSEEMVQRLLSIKKLKALGFTLNEISEILTMIEENDATCDNIKHRITSKVDLIDQKIRQLKDLKSQLLTGAENCDSTCITPEELNCSIVA
- a CDS encoding radical SAM protein, which translates into the protein MRLVHHPILCNYYVTYRCNAKCGFCDIWERPSPYVTYEQVEQNLKSLKKLGVKVIDFTGGEPLLHRDIDRFVHLAKELGFITTLTTNTLLYPKYAEKLKGNVDMLHFSLDTADQAKHDEMRGVACYDHVMQSIQIAQSLDERPDILMTVFEENIGDIETLYQQVCLPNNLVLILNPAFDYNEVETGQQLSPKSLDILKKWGKKKNIYINGGFLKLRKEGGNQTTNPICKAASTTIVISPENELILPCYHLGQQSFPIEGKLEEIYQSQEAQKLIALEGRLPECQGCTINCYMQPSFAVNVNKYFWSALPSTLKYNRMKGTWKALL
- a CDS encoding dipeptidase, which translates into the protein MESIKYIEENKQRFLDELFELLRIPSVSADSKFKGDVRKAAEFLKANFEKIGADNVEICETAGHPIVYAEKIIDPSKPTILVYGHYDVQPADPYELWDSPPFEPVLKDERIYARGACDDKGQMYMHVKAFEAMVACDELPCNVKFMIEGEEEVGSDNLGVFVAENREKLKSDVIVISDTSIISNEHPSITVGLKGLSYLQVEVTGPNRDLHSGVYGGGVANPINTLCDMIASLMDDKGRITIPGFYDKVVELTQEQRDELNKAPFNLDDYKKDLGIKEVKGEDGYTTLERVGIRPTLDVNGIWGGYIGEGAKTVLPSKAYAKISTRLVPDQDNKEITELIKNHLESIAPDYVKVKVTPHHGGNPAVTSTEGAGYQAAAKAIEKAWGKAPIPTRDGGSIPIVALFSDQLQVDSVLLGMGLDEDAIHSPNESYGIFNYYKGIETITWFHQYFAQK